One genomic region from Nocardioides plantarum encodes:
- a CDS encoding multicopper oxidase family protein, translated as MSSKVREVVSRRRALQSGAALVGVAATPVVLSRIGGAGPANAAGPHDHAAMTAMTADAGSHDHAAMTADAVGPPHPAVAAAAAAKFTRALPILGTQKPLARTSTTDVYASRIVDTTAEILPGVRSTVRTYDGSFSGTVVRATRGRRVLMVQTNKTSDPSSVHLHGGVTPQRWDGGGMAVIAPGKSKEYVYANTQPGATLWQHDHVHHAHAENVFRGLARPYLLHDPAQDALNLPSGEYDVPLVLRDARFDSDGQLAYVMDDAEGRSTILVNGVPWPVMKVKARRYRLRFINAANLRFFVMALSTGTPFTQIGGDGGLLPAPWQAPVIAISPGERAEVVVDFSAYPKGTVLTLDNYIGPGPMEDVGKVMAFEVGDPAPDTSTVPASLAPLPALKPAAVRRRFELAMDEPGSGGMAATINGLAFDHDRIDTTVPWGSTEEWTVVNTNATLPHNFHTHLVPFRVLSRDGKPVGLDESGLKDTVQIFPGQTVVLRLTFDSHRGVYPYHCHMLDHSDMGMMAQMKVV; from the coding sequence ATGTCGAGCAAGGTCCGCGAAGTCGTCTCCCGCCGTCGGGCGCTCCAGTCCGGCGCCGCCCTCGTCGGCGTCGCCGCGACCCCGGTCGTGCTGAGCCGGATCGGCGGGGCCGGTCCGGCCAACGCCGCCGGTCCGCACGACCACGCCGCCATGACGGCCATGACCGCTGACGCGGGCTCGCACGACCACGCCGCCATGACCGCCGACGCCGTCGGCCCACCCCACCCGGCCGTCGCCGCAGCGGCGGCCGCCAAGTTCACCCGCGCGCTGCCGATCCTCGGAACCCAGAAGCCGCTCGCTCGGACGTCGACGACCGACGTCTACGCCAGCCGGATCGTCGACACCACCGCCGAGATCCTGCCTGGGGTGCGCAGCACGGTGCGCACCTACGACGGCAGCTTCTCCGGCACGGTCGTCCGGGCCACCCGCGGCCGTCGGGTCCTCATGGTGCAGACGAACAAGACCTCGGACCCGTCCTCGGTGCACCTGCACGGCGGCGTGACGCCGCAGCGCTGGGACGGCGGCGGGATGGCCGTCATCGCCCCCGGCAAGTCCAAGGAGTACGTCTACGCCAACACCCAGCCCGGCGCGACGCTCTGGCAGCACGACCACGTGCACCACGCGCACGCCGAGAACGTCTTCCGCGGCCTGGCCCGCCCCTACCTGTTGCACGACCCGGCCCAGGACGCCCTCAACCTCCCCTCCGGCGAGTACGACGTGCCGCTCGTGCTGCGCGACGCCCGCTTCGACAGCGACGGGCAGCTCGCCTACGTGATGGACGACGCCGAGGGCCGCTCGACGATCCTGGTCAACGGCGTGCCGTGGCCGGTCATGAAGGTCAAGGCGCGCAGGTACCGCCTGCGCTTCATCAACGCCGCCAACCTGCGCTTCTTCGTGATGGCGCTGTCCACCGGTACGCCGTTCACCCAGATCGGCGGGGACGGCGGCCTGCTCCCCGCGCCGTGGCAGGCGCCGGTCATCGCGATCTCGCCCGGCGAGCGCGCCGAGGTCGTCGTCGACTTCTCGGCGTACCCGAAGGGCACCGTGCTCACCCTCGACAACTACATCGGGCCTGGCCCGATGGAGGACGTCGGCAAGGTGATGGCCTTCGAGGTCGGCGACCCGGCGCCCGACACCAGCACCGTGCCCGCGAGCCTCGCGCCCCTGCCGGCCCTGAAGCCGGCCGCCGTACGACGCCGCTTCGAGCTGGCGATGGACGAGCCGGGCAGCGGCGGCATGGCGGCCACCATCAACGGCCTCGCCTTCGACCACGACCGGATCGACACCACCGTGCCGTGGGGCAGCACCGAGGAGTGGACGGTCGTCAACACCAACGCGACGCTGCCGCACAACTTCCACACCCACCTGGTGCCGTTCCGGGTGCTCAGCCGTGACGGGAAGCCGGTCGGCCTCGACGAGAGCGGCCTCAAGGACACCGTGCAGATCTTCCCCGGTCAGACGGTCGTGCTGCGGCTGACCTTCGACAGCCACCGCGGCGTCTACCCCTACCACTGCCACATGCTCGACCACTCGGACATGGGCATGATGGCGCAGATGAAGGTCGTGTGA